One Melanotaenia boesemani isolate fMelBoe1 chromosome 8, fMelBoe1.pri, whole genome shotgun sequence DNA segment encodes these proteins:
- the LOC121644009 gene encoding E3 ubiquitin/ISG15 ligase TRIM25-like: MLLRCEMAERRDQLNQETFSCSICLDLLKDPVTIPCGHSYCMNCIKIHWDEEDQKGIYSCPQCRKTFIPRPVLEKSTMLVALVEQLKKTGLQAAPADHCYAGPEDVACDFCSGRKLKAIKSCLFCLASYCEKHLHPHYESPTFKKHKLVEPSKNLQENICSRHDEVMEMFCRTDQKCICYLCSVDEHKGHDTVSAAAERTERQRELEVSRQEIQQRIQDGEKDVKLLQQEVEAINHSADKTVEDSEKIFTKLICLIQKRSSDVKQQIRSQQETAVSGVKELQEKLEQEITELKRKDAELKQLSHTEDHNQFLHNYPSLSALSPWSSRVGVYLDDRAGILSFYSVSETRTLLRRVQTTFTQPLYAGLRVGSGSSAELCKVK, translated from the exons ATGTTACTGAGATGTGAAATGGCAGAGAGAAGAGATCAGTTAAACCaagaaacattttcttgttccatctgtctggatctactgaaggatccggtgactattccctgtggacacagctactgcatgaactgtattaaaatcCACTGGGATGAAGAGGATCAGAAGGGAATCTACAGCTGCCCTCAATGCAGGAAAACTTTCATACCAAGACCTGTCCTGGAGAAAAGCACCATGTTGGTAGCTTTAGTGGagcagctgaagaagactggactccaagctgctcctgctgatcactgctatgctggacctgaagatgtggcctgtgatttctgctctggaagaaaactgaaagccatCAAATCCTGTTTATTCTGTCTGGCCTCTTACTGTGAGAAACACCTTCATCCTCATTATGAATCACCTACATTcaagaaacacaagctggtggagccctccaagaacctccaggagaacatctgctctcgtcatgatgaggtgatggagatgttctgccGTACTGATCAGAAGTGTATCTGTTATCTCTGCTCTGTCGATGAACATAAAGGCCAcgacacagtctcagctgcagcagaaaggactgagaggcagagagagctggaggtgagtcgacaagaaatccagcagagaatccaggacggagaaaaagatgtgaagctgcttcaacaggaggtggaggccatcaatcactctgctgataaaacagtggaggacagtgagaagatcttCACTAAGCTGATCTgtctcatccagaaaagaagctctgatgtgaagcagcagatcagatcccagcaggaaactgcAGTGAGTggagtcaaagagcttcaggagaagctggagcaggagatcactgagctgaagaggaaagacgctgagctgaagcagctctcacacacagaggatcacaaccagtttctacacaactacccctcactgtcagcactca GTCCTTGGTCCTCCAGAGTAGGAGTGTATCTGGATGACAGAGCAGGtattctgtccttctacagcgtCTCTGAAACCAGGACTCTCCTCcgcagagtccagaccacattcactcagccgCTCTACGCTGGACTTCGTGTTGGTTCTGGATCCAGTGCTGAGTTGTGTAAAGTGAAGTaa